tcattaagttatttgctataagctttcgatacatagttacctagtccttatgaccatgagatcatataaatcacttataccggaaaggtactttgattacatcaaacaccactgcgtaaatgggtggctataaaggtgggattaagtatccggaaagtatgagttgaagcatatggatcaacagtgggatttgtccatcccgatgacggatagatatactctgggccctctcggtggaatgtcgtctaatgtcttgcaagcatatgaataagttcataagagaccacataccacggtacgagtaaagagtacttgtcagagacgagtttgaacaaggtataaagtgataccgaagatcaaaccttggacaagtaaaatatcgcgtgacaaagggaattggtattatatgtgaatggttcattcgatcactaaagtcatcgttgaatatgtgggagccattatggatctccagatcccgctattggttattggtcggagtgagtactcaaccatgtccgcatagttcacgaaccgtagggtgacacacttaaagttggatgttgaaatggtagaaattgaatatggaatggagttcgaatatttgttcggagtcccggatgagatcccggacatcacgaggagttccggaatggtccggagaataagattcatatataggatgtcattttatgtgaattaaaatgtcgcggaaggttctatgggaggttctagaaggttctagaaaagtccggaagaaaccaccaaggaaggtggagtccacatgggactccacctccatggccggccaaccctagtgggggaggagtcccaagtggactcccccttagggggccggccacacccccatatgggaggtggaaatcccacctttggtgggagtcctagcttggctaggtttccccttcttatgggaagtttttggttcgggtcttattcgaagacttggagaccaactcttgggaatccacctatataatgaggggccaagggagggggccggccaccctaagaccacaagctggccgccccctttgaagtggccggccaccccctcccaaaccctagccgcccccttctcctccatatctcccgcgtagcttagcgaagctccgccggacttctccaccgccaccgacaccacgccgtcgtgctgtcggattcaagaggagctactacttccgctgcccgctggaacggggaggtggacgtcgtcttcatcaacaaccgaacgtgtgaccgagtacggaggtgctgcccgttcgtggcgccggaaccgatcgtgatcaagatcttctacgcgcttttgcaagcggcaagtgaacgtctaccgcagcaacaagagcctcctcttgtaggctttggaacctcttcaagggtgagactcgataatccccttgttgctaccgtcttctagattgcatcttggcttggatttcgtgttcgcggtaggaaaatttttgttttctatgctacgttatcctacactagGATCACATGGCTCCGGGAAGGGGATGCAAACACACGCTTTTTTCACGTCAAGATCAACTCCAGGCGGCGCAAGAACTTCATCCCAGCTCTAACAACGGACGCTACCATCGCCACCACACACAAAGACAAGGAAGAAGCTCTGTTTGTGCACTTCAATGCAGTTTTGGGTACCTCGGTTCCTCGAGAACGCTCGCTGAATTGGGAGGTGCTGGACCTACCCACCTTGCCTGACGCCGGCCTCGACAACCCTTTCACGGCCAAGGAAGTTTGGGAAGCCATCAAGGACTCCCCGGCCGAGAAAGCCCCAGGCCCCGACGGGTTTAACGGCATCTTCTATAGACGATGTTGGGGAATCATCAGGCCAGATATCATGGCCGTCTTTCAACATCTTttccatctcgccggcggcgatttcGCTTCTCTCAACCGTGCTTTTGTATGCTTGCTCCCCAAGACTGCTGGTGCGTCGCGAATCGGCGACTTCAGGCCGATTAGTTTGATTCACTCCGTCGCCAAACTCTTCGCCAAGGTTCTCGCCCGGCGTCTATCACCGGTGATGGGTGCGATGGTTTCTCCTGCTCAAAGTGCCTTCCTGAAAAACCGAACCCTGCACGACAACTACCTCTACGTCAGAAATACCGCCAGAACTCTTCACCGTCGCAAACGGCCTTCGCTCCTCATCAAACTGGATTTCGCAAAGGCTTTTGATTCGGTTTCATGGGAATATCTCCTAGAGCAGTTGCAGCGCCTGGGATTCTCATCTCGATGGCGGGACTGGCTTTCCTTGCTCCTCTCCTCGGCGGCCTCAGAGATCATCCTCAACGGCACAAACGGCAGGTCCATACGGCACCGTCGTGGGCTTCGGCAGGGCGACCCTCTGTCGCCCCTCCTCTTCATCCTGGCGCTAGACCCGCTGCAACGGATTCTTCAACTGGCTACAGAGGCCGGAACTCTGTCCACGCTCCCCATTCGGGAGGCCAAGCTCCGCACAAGCCTCTACGCAGACGACGCGGTGTTATTCCTGAACCCCGTGCGTGCCGAGGTGGAGGCCATCCTTCGGATTCTGCACGATTTTGGGCTTGCTACTAGCCTCCGCATCAACATCGCCAAGTGCTCCATCGCTCCGATCAGATGCAACGAGGTCAACCTCGACGACGTCCTCGCTCCCTTCGCCGGCGAGCGCGTCGCGTTCCCTATCCGCTACCTTGGCATGCCGCTGTGTCTCGGCCGGATGCGCCTGGTCCATCTTCAGCACATCCTCGATCGGGCTCGTTCGCACCTCGCCTCTTGGAAGGGGCGCTGGATTAATGCGGGTGGACGCAAAACCCTCATCACTTCGGTCATCAGCACGCTCCCGATTTTCGCCATGACAGCGCTCAAACTCCCTCCAAAGTTTTTGAAGGAGTTCGACAAGATTCGTAGAAACTTCGTGTGGGACATTGAGGATGATACCAACGTAGGGGGTAAATGCAAGGTGCGGTGGAAGTCAGTTTGCTCGCCGCTGGACGTCGGCGGTCTCAGCGTGCCAAACCTGGAGTATTTTGGCCGCGCGCTACGGCTTCGCTGGCTGTGGCACGAGTGGAGCTTGCCGCCGCGGCCTTGGGTTGGCATGTGACTCCCTGCGACGTGCACGACCTTGAGCTCTTCCATGAAGCCACGAGGGTTAGTTTAGGTGATGGGAGCCGGGCCATTTTCTGGCGATCTTCCTGGCTCGGAGACACGCCGCTTTGCATGCAATATCCCCGGCTCTATGATAGATCAAGAAGAAAGAACAAGTCCGTCGCCAAGGCGCTCAACGACAACAGCTGGGTCCATGATATTCGTCGGAATTTTCCGCCGGAGCTGCTCCCGGAGTTCATCTCCCTCTGGCGCACCCTGCAAACCGTAGTGCTGCGCCCACACACGCCGGACTCGATCAGATGGATACTCACCACCGATGGTTGCTACTCCGCGGCGTCCGCCTACCGCCTCCACTTCGAGGGACAGATCCGTTCGATCGCCCCAGAGATGATCTGGTCAACGTGGGCACCGCCTAAATGCCGGGTATTCGCATGGCTGTTGCTCCAAAACCGCCTTTGGTGCGCCGATCGCCTGCAACGCAGGCAGTGCCCGAATTCGTATTTCTGCCCCTTGTGCATCAGAAACCTGGAGACGTCGTGGCACTTGTTCTTCGAGTGCCCATTCACCAGGTCAATCTGGGCGTCGGTCGCCACCTGGACTCACTGCTCGGCGCTGGATCCGTCGATTTGGGGGCACAACTCTTCCATGACGGATGCTTGGCAATCGATGATGGAGTATTGTCATCCACCGGCCAGAAAAGGAGTCGTGTCCCTCTTCATCCTCGTGTGTTGGGCGATTTGGAGCGAGCGAAACGCCAGGATCTTCCGTGGGAAATCATCGACACTGCGCACCATCATCTCATGGATCCGTGACGAGGCAAGGGATTGGAGTTTCGCCAATGCCAAAGCCCTGAGACGGCTCATGTTCGAGCCTCCTTGAAGGATCGCACATCTGCCCCTCTCCCCTCTTTTTATTTTCTCTCTTTTTCCAGATCATCCGGGGCGTAATTACGCCATCGAATAATCTTTGTAAAGTTTTTCCCCCTGCTTATCAATGAAAGCCAGAACCCTggttatttcaaaaaaaaaaaattgtaccTGATTTTTTTGTCCATCTCCTTCATTGTCTATACAGGAACGTCAAGGTAACTACGCACAGTAACCTTGGAAATTGCATACCCTGAAGTAACATTGCTAAATGAGAAAAAAAAATCTAAGCTCACAACATCGACACATCAAATTATCCAAAATTTTGAATTGACGAAGCAAAGTTTCACCAGCTTTACATACAACATCTAACGCCTCAGAGTTCATGCCCCATTACTAGATGTCCTCGCAACCGCAACCTAACCATGCAAAAATAAAACCATCTACTCTCTTACATAATCCAACCGCCTTCGTCGTCGCCGCTACTGAAGGACTCGATCATATCACTCTCATCGCCGTCCCGGCCACCCATGATCTCCAGCAGCCCACCTGCCACAGCAAAGTCGCCTTCATCAAACTCGGCATCGTCATCGTCGTTTTCATTCCCACTGTTCATATtctcgtcatcatcgtcgtcacCGCCCTCATCATCGCTGCTGTTGCTTTGATCCTCATCTGAATCCGTGTCCCCCAGCGCCAAATCAGACCCAAGGAGAGCATCAACCTCCgagtcatcatcatcgtcatcctcaTCCTCTGTGTCCCCTCCGTCCTCTGGATCTGAATCATCATCAGTCGGTCGTCTTCTGCCAACTTCAAATAGGCGAGCAGAGGAGAACATCTCGTCGGGATCATCCATCGCAACAACTCCAAGGAGGGAATCGTTGGGCTCAATGGCAAGGTCAAGGACGCCACGGTCTATTTGGACGGTTGCAATATCCGAGTACGTGACAGCATCGATCGTCCGAAATGCAGGGAACAGAGGATGTCTGACCCTACGAGTATTAATGGAGGATGTTACATCCTCAAGATTACGCCTGAGGATGGCATAGATAACATCACCCCTGCCATTAAATTTGATCACTGTCTGGTCCAGAGAAGGGACGCTCCTCAGAAGCTTAAATTTTCTCAGATCCCACACCTCTGAGTTTAGGATCACCTGCAAAACATTGTGGACAGAGATGAGAAGATAAGCACATTACAAACGAATTCCTCCCTACAAAATTGATAAGGTGTAAGTAATGTCCCCCGTCTTGCTGCTGCCTTTTAGTAGTAAGATCTAAGGGTTAATATTTGAATTAAGTTTGATGCAATGGTTTAGAGAAATGGCAGATTTACAGTAACATCTAGAAAAAAATACATTCATTTCAGCATTACAGAATAACGTACACTTCTAAACTTGCACCTACTTAAAAATAGGTAATCAAATGATTACTATAAGCAAGTACACCCACATGGATCTTGTTCCCAAGGCTATCACATTTTAAGGCTTTTAAGTGCAACGTAAACCCATTTGGCAATAATTATCTTACCACCCTCCACTTCTCTTACTATATTTAGGCATTTTCTTGCAGAATAATTAGTGAGGTCATTTATGTGGCTGGAAAGATAAGATAAAGCTGACTCATGAAAATCAGGTTGCAAATATAAGGCACGTTTGCTGAACAGCCTTAACCTAGTCACACTGTTGAACTTAGCCACAAACTTTGTTGTTTTCAGAAAGTGGACATGAGCTTGGCCTTATGTATCTATAACTTGTTATGCCCAGAATCTTAGAAGGTAGCACATCCAAAGTATATTCATAAACACAATTTCTTCTGTATACTGACTTAAATTTACATCGAAAATGGTAATGCAAGGAAAGTGGGGGGCTTGTGAGGGCAAAGAATGCATGCTGTTATACAAGTTTAAAGGAAACTATATGCCCTATATTTCAAACAGGGGGTGGAGGTTTCTTCATGGCAAAATTAAGGATTCAAGTGAGGAAAGTGGAGGCCTTGTGAGGGCAAAAAATGCATGCTGTTATACAAGTTTAAAGGAAACTACATGCCCTATATTTCAAACAGGGGGGTGGAGGTTTCTTCATGGCAAAATTAAGGATTCAAGTGAGGAAAGTGGAGGCCTTGTGAGGGCAAAAAATGCATGCTGTTATACAAGTTTAAAGGAAACTACATGCCCTATATTTCAAACAGGGGGGTGGAGGTTTCTTCATGGCAAAATTAAGGATTCAAGTGAGGAAAGTGGAGGCCTTGTGAGGGCAAAAAATGCATGCTGTTATACAAGTTTAAAGGAAACTACATGCCCTATATTTCAAACAGGGGGGTGGAGGTTTCTTCATGGCAAAATTAAGGATTCAAGTGGGGCGGGCCTGCCACTTATCCCGCAGGGCGTCCCACTGTCACAATCAACTTAGCACACAGGCGAGCATCCCGTCCTGCAGGGGCGGGATAAAACTGCATGCCTGCTTGTCCCGATTATCCCAGCTTGACTAGGCGATAGGCAGCGTCGCGCCAGTTTTTTCATTCACCAGGAACACCACGTTTTCAGACCACGGTCAGCGCATGCATGCTGGCTGGTGGTCTCCCGTGGGTCCCATGGGTCCCATGGGTCCCGCCATGTGAAGTCCCAATTATCCCTTTAATCCCGGTGGGCAAAGTCATGCGGGAAAAGAACATCCCATGTCCATCCCAGTTGCATCGTTAGGCAAAATTGGCAGTGCTATGAAATGGATAGGATAATATGAATAACTGCAGCCCAAGAAAAAGACTACCTCATTTCCAGCTGGATGGAAGCCACCACCGCAATAGTCTGTGAACTGGTCAAACTGATGGACAGGGTTGGGACTGCGTCTATCCCACAGGAACCCGTTccacagcaacatgtcatctgaagGACTGAAATGTATAATTGGATGTACATAATTACGGCCTGAACCAAGGCTTGAGTTATTGGGAAGCTGCATATCAATATTATGTGTCTGCACATCGTACAGTAGAACTGCCCGGCGAGTTGCATCAGTAGAAATGGCGGCGAATAAAGTTCCAGTATGGTTAAATCTAGCAGCCTTGCAATCCTCGAATGTGTGCAAAGGCCCCGTAGACACTGAGAAAGCATCCCAGAGCTTAACCTCATTTAAGCTCGACGAGAGAATCAGCTCATTTCCACCACCAGAAGATGCTGACTCCAGCGTTGTAACAAGATGTTGGTGGCATGACTGTGTCTCTATGATACCTGCAGTGTTGCTGTCAAATATTCTTAACTCGCCACTATGGTTTCCAGCTGCCACTCGTGATGCATCTTGAATAAAAGTCATGCAAGTCAACAGCGAAGACTCATCACGGCAAACACGGCATGGCCTGAACCTGCTGTATATAAATTGGCGATCCCTACGAGGTACTTGGATCCCACTAAACTCCCTGCTTATCTCACGACTTCCCATACGGGCAGTTACATTTGGTGGTGCACTGATGCTGCGGCTAGGCTCAGGACAAACATGAGGGTGCAGCAGAGAGACTGGTGGCAAAGTTGTTATTGGAGCAGGACACTGGCGGTGCTGATGTTTCAGGTATTGTACAACCAGTGAGTCCAGTGTCACGCGCTCTAAATTTCCTGATTGCTGATCATTTGCACAAAGATGTGGCGTGCCTTGAGAATCTTCAAAGTTCTCTGTGGAAATGTTGCTCCTTCCTGGATGAAATGCAGTAGTGGTCGGAGAATCCACCGCCACAGATAGGCCTCTGCGAGTAGGAGCAGGAGTTTTAAATACAGGAGATTGGCATGATTGATCAGTTATTGCAGGACGCTTTGCTGCTGATGCAAAACTAAGGTCCGTATCCGCAAGCTTCCTCTTAAGTGACAACGGCATTGGTGTTTTATGTGATGTCGCCGCATCTCCAGTAAATGAAAGAAAGGGTTGAGCTCGTTTAGAAAAACTGGGTGAGAAGACCATTGGCTTCTTTTTAGATGAAGGGACAACAGAATCTGATCTCTGGCCAGCTTGATCTGCGGCAGTCAATGTTTTGTTGGGCATAAATCCCTGCACACGGCCAGAAGGCCATTGTTGCTGAACTTGAACAGATGATGGTTCCTGAGCAACGGCCCCCCGATGGACAGATAGCACCACAGCAGTTGATTGCGAAGGTGCAAGGTCAGCCTCCTTCTGCAACATGGCAGCAGTAGCAGCCAAACCAGATCCAAGGAGATGTTCATGTATCAGTTGCATCAGTTCCCTACACACAAAACGGAAGATCGGCTGTAGGAACGTGGAGCTAGGAGAGTAAATGAAAGAAGGAAAACATTATACAAAGTCAAACCTGGAATGGTACGAGATAGGAGTAGCAGCAGCTATGCCAGCTCGCTCTATGCGCTTCAACGCTGGAGCAGCAGCATCAGTTGCTGCTAAGGTTGTTTCTTTACCAGAATTTGTCAAGACCTATCAggagaaagaaaaaaggcaatctTATTAGTCATTCAGCCCATCCCTCCCACTTAAGCAGTGCAAAATCAAACAGTGGCATATTAGGCACAAATTAAAATCTTAAAATTAGGAGAGCCTGTCACATAAAACATGGAAGCAAGCATAGCTGGATAACATCAAaggaacacaagttttttttcccACAACAGCGCCATTTTTAACTTTTAAGCACCACTCTGGTTATAAAATGTTCGCAAGTTACCATGGAATACTAAATCGCTAAAACAAAACAGCGTGCTCATCGACTTGATGAAGAGCAAAATACCAGAAAAAAAAACATCTATGTATATAAAATTCTGATCAGCTGAAAATAACATGAAATGAGAGTTGTTTCTTACCGCAATAAGCTCAATTGCCACTTGGGTCAGTTCATTTATCCATCTTGCATTATCACTTCCAGATGTCTGGGTACTGGTATCACGAATCAGTTCCGATAATTTCTTCCCTACCTGAAATAAGAAGTTAATAGTTAGTCACTTACCTAGGAGGCAACACGCAAAAAAAAAGATACCTAGGGGACACACGTGTAAAAAGAGGATGAAAGAAGTACATCACAGAGGGGTATTCACCAAATCTATTATTCACAACAAGGACAGGCTTGGTTACCCCTCCGTCCATTGCATCCCACAGCATTTTCACAGACCAAGTAATACAGaaaatgtgtgtgtgtgtgtgtggggggggggggggggggtgaaaatGTTTAACCAACTGTCCCACGATTAGGTTTGAGTAGGTAGTGTGTTCAACCTAGTAAGGTTACATACCTCATTAACTACACTATTGATTTCTGTACAGGACATATATTTCAAAACAAGGCATGAGGGAAAGGAACAGACCCTATATGTGAAACAGAGGGTGTAATTGATAGCAGTTACCTGTTGCTGAGATAATAGCAAGAGAAAACAGATGAAAAGAAATGCATTGTTCTGCAGTCCACCATACCTGGAGCTTTGTCAGTATATGAGCAATTGCATCATCTCTAGCCAAGCCAAGCAGTACACGACAGGCAAGGGCTCGAATAGCATCAATAGCCACAGGAGGTGTAACCATCCGAGTACTAAGAAGCTGTAAAAGAATCTTTATACCATTATTGGATCTGACTACTTCTCGAGCTTGGCGATACCCTTGCTCCAATTGAGCAGCAAGACCAGGACCCCCAGCTCCTATGCCTAGCGATATTCTCTTATCACCAACAACTCCAGATGGCACTACAGGTGTGCCAGATTCACCTTGGTTCGCTGCTAGATTTCTTTCTGAAGTAATTCTTTCAGCATTCCTGTCCCTGCTTTCTGAATAACTCCCAGGTTGCTGATTGGCAGTTGAGGACGGCTTGTTGCTGATTGAAGGAGGGGGGCATACGAGATTGACAAGCACATTCAGTGCTGGACATATCACCTGACACACAAAGGCAGTAAAAAGGTTATTTATTTAGAAGAACTTTGGAAAATACTGCTGGGTTCGTAAAGCTTAGTTAATGCATAGCTGAGAAGGAAAGACTCACCTCAGGATCAACATAGCCAACAACACTGTTTGCTATATCAAGTAAAACGGTCATACCATTGCGGCTGTTGCTTAATGTAGCATGCACTATCAATTTGCGGCTGTATGGCATAAGTGTTATGATGTGAAGAACTCCAAATGCGTATTGAGCTAAGTCGTGAAGATATCGATCTGCAGGTAAACTCTGAAACAGATTGTTATAAATTAAAACATCTTACCTACAAACTTTGTTTTTCTAGAAAAGGGGACAAAAAACAATACCATATTTTTACCTGGCATAACTCCAGAATCGTTATATGACCATTGGAGAGCAAGAATCTATCCATCACAGGCCAGCGAGTTCTCACAAGAGCAGGTCCTAACTTTCTATCCCGCTGGATCTGAAGAAAAATAGCATCCATAGCCTCATTGCCAATGTCAAAAGGTTTGTAGCCAGCTCTTGCACTGGAAGTATTCCGAGCAATACTACGGATACTCTTGCTTGGCCGAATGGAATCAACAAGCTGGAGAAGGTGAGCTCTAAAATACTGACGCAGTGCAACACATGAATGATATGCAACCTGCTTTTCTGTCGCAGTCAGAACTTCAGCAGGTGATCGATCATTCCCTTCATTCGTATTGgaagatcctaatgctccagagttGCCCCCAGACCTTACAGATGCCGCAACATGTAAAATACTCAGAAGTTTTTGCATCCCATCCTGTGCATCAAATGAATCCAGAACAGCTTTGAACACAAAAGCAGCAGCAAAGAATATGGCAGCATTCTTTCTAGCTGAATCTTGTGGGCATTCTAAGAGTTGAAGAGCTAGCTCAACCACATTGTTGAGTGTGTCAGATGAAAGCGCACAAACACGCTCCATGGTAGACTGCAAAAACTAAGCATGCTTAGCAATAAGATAAATGAACGACCAGGTGCAAATGACAACAAATCGGCATACAGAATGACCAGCCAGTTTAGGTTTATAAGTTTACCTGGAGGGAACCAAAAGTAAATAAGCACGCAGAAAGAGCAGTATATGTTTGAGTAATTCTAGGGACAGAGAAGATCTTCTGTATACCACCCCGATCAACAAATAGCGCAGCAAATTTCCGGTGGGCAGCCAGGGCACAAATTAGTTTAAGGATTTCATGAAGTAGAGAAACGTGGCCACATCCCTCCTGGTCTTTGATGACCCGTTGCAATAAGGCAAGGCAAACATCAACACCCTTTTCATGCAGAACAGGACCCAAAGCTTCGATATACTCTCCCAAAACCTGTAAGCACAGAATGCTATATTTTTCTCTAAGTTGCAAGAGCTGCTCGTAGTCAGGGAGAACAAAATCTTCCAAATCCTGGTCCGGACTGATTTTCACATCTTCTTCAACCACATGCACCTCCTTAACTTGGTCAGAGCTTCTGTAACACCAAATAAAACTCAGAGAAAGAACAACGAGATAATGGAAagacgggagagagagagagagagagagatagcttCTTCCATTACCGTGAAACACT
This region of Lolium perenne isolate Kyuss_39 chromosome 2, Kyuss_2.0, whole genome shotgun sequence genomic DNA includes:
- the LOC127319741 gene encoding DDB1- and CUL4-associated factor homolog 1; its protein translation is MADEPQPESVPPAAAVPEDDDEEEEEEEDEEDEEDEEEEDEDDEEEEAEEEEHDEETDALLERAQVVISRVLEQEADPNPRLIHTLATICEDQEARHLQDCANDPSFNNANTRGSHTIGKLANLIKDNDDFYDLVFCKFLSDTSYSVAVRCASARLLLSINDALASQFPHAFEDATIENLKKWIREDAQACDWKHFGNGENPTDTEMLRTYAVGLLSMSLHSGGQLVEDILNIGVSAKLMHFLRTRVYGDVTSSQQDSKHPQGRDDNRGRVRLLQDSLVLDGTRDGDGMPTDPILEKVLDQGAVMRQAEGEQLMDATVDMPQPDGLMCSAGSDAKSVYGEKHPACESLRDELLKKKLSRAGSRLRGKSKAGERLLDIEQTPLSPTSALGVGNRASKDKNEDKVEVLEKAINLNNSSEAFEAAYTLISKEEYEDRFRDCIIGLKDITDIVLKAVRAAEAEARSANAPEEAVKAAGDAAAELVKSAALEVWKSENNGDAVVLAAEKAASTVVDAAMSTSVSRSSDQVKEVHVVEEDVKISPDQDLEDFVLPDYEQLLQLREKYSILCLQVLGEYIEALGPVLHEKGVDVCLALLQRVIKDQEGCGHVSLLHEILKLICALAAHRKFAALFVDRGGIQKIFSVPRITQTYTALSACLFTFGSLQSTMERVCALSSDTLNNVVELALQLLECPQDSARKNAAIFFAAAFVFKAVLDSFDAQDGMQKLLSILHVAASVRSGGNSGALGSSNTNEGNDRSPAEVLTATEKQVAYHSCVALRQYFRAHLLQLVDSIRPSKSIRSIARNTSSARAGYKPFDIGNEAMDAIFLQIQRDRKLGPALVRTRWPVMDRFLLSNGHITILELCQSLPADRYLHDLAQYAFGVLHIITLMPYSRKLIVHATLSNSRNGMTVLLDIANSVVGYVDPEVICPALNVLVNLVCPPPSISNKPSSTANQQPGSYSESRDRNAERITSERNLAANQGESGTPVVPSGVVGDKRISLGIGAGGPGLAAQLEQGYRQAREVVRSNNGIKILLQLLSTRMVTPPVAIDAIRALACRVLLGLARDDAIAHILTKLQVGKKLSELIRDTSTQTSGSDNARWINELTQVAIELIAVLTNSGKETTLAATDAAAPALKRIERAGIAAATPISYHSRELMQLIHEHLLGSGLAATAAMLQKEADLAPSQSTAVVLSVHRGAVAQEPSSVQVQQQWPSGRVQGFMPNKTLTAADQAGQRSDSVVPSSKKKPMVFSPSFSKRAQPFLSFTGDAATSHKTPMPLSLKRKLADTDLSFASAAKRPAITDQSCQSPVFKTPAPTRRGLSVAVDSPTTTAFHPGRSNISTENFEDSQGTPHLCANDQQSGNLERVTLDSLVVQYLKHQHRQCPAPITTLPPVSLLHPHVCPEPSRSISAPPNVTARMGSREISREFSGIQVPRRDRQFIYSRFRPCRVCRDESSLLTCMTFIQDASRVAAGNHSGELRIFDSNTAGIIETQSCHQHLVTTLESASSGGGNELILSSSLNEVKLWDAFSVSTGPLHTFEDCKAARFNHTGTLFAAISTDATRRAVLLYDVQTHNIDMQLPNNSSLGSGRNYVHPIIHFSPSDDMLLWNGFLWDRRSPNPVHQFDQFTDYCGGGFHPAGNEVILNSEVWDLRKFKLLRSVPSLDQTVIKFNGRGDVIYAILRRNLEDVTSSINTRRVRHPLFPAFRTIDAVTYSDIATVQIDRGVLDLAIEPNDSLLGVVAMDDPDEMFSSARLFEVGRRRPTDDDSDPEDGGDTEDEDDDDDDSEVDALLGSDLALGDTDSDEDQSNSSDDEGGDDDDDENMNSGNENDDDDAEFDEGDFAVAGGLLEIMGGRDGDESDMIESFSSGDDEGGWIM